Proteins found in one Methanobacterium sp. genomic segment:
- a CDS encoding prephenate dehydrogenase: MQVAVIGGTRGLGKWIANFLKKKGYKVIITGRNSIMGEAIASKIGVSYTSDNIKASSDSDVVILAVPIDVTPQTIKEIAPHIRKGCLLLDVTSVKELPAKVMYEHAPEGVEVLPTHPMFGPRVRSLDGQVVVLTPKNHGQWYQKVVDFLETEQARVLVTTPEDHDRMMSIVQGLTHFAYISVASAIERMKIDVKQSRNFASPIYSLMLDMIARIVAQNPYLCYSIQTQNRYIPEVHDAFMETFHDLKSMVDHKNQDGFVKAMSSAAKHLDDLEAALGRSDKAISALSVEVSNLKNSIGKEVGLRHMYSGKIHIGVLESLNPDFVTLRENNKKITLKLSNIEVLNSEEIIDWKKINFPLKSFDISVIFPDSSQPEIISHTINTLEDVVKVEIKDVYQGEQIPKGFKSLTFNYQVIYPSSRKKVEELLVGLGGKIR; encoded by the coding sequence ATGCAAGTAGCGGTTATTGGTGGAACCCGTGGACTGGGAAAGTGGATAGCTAATTTTCTTAAAAAAAAAGGATACAAAGTTATCATAACTGGACGTAATTCCATTATGGGTGAAGCCATTGCCAGTAAAATTGGGGTTTCATACACATCTGATAACATTAAAGCTTCTTCTGATTCTGATGTAGTTATTTTAGCAGTACCTATAGATGTAACTCCTCAAACTATCAAAGAAATAGCCCCTCACATACGCAAAGGTTGTTTATTACTTGATGTGACTTCTGTAAAGGAATTGCCTGCCAAAGTTATGTACGAACATGCTCCAGAGGGTGTGGAAGTACTGCCCACCCACCCCATGTTTGGGCCCAGAGTCAGGTCACTGGATGGCCAAGTTGTTGTTTTAACTCCGAAAAACCATGGTCAATGGTATCAGAAAGTGGTTGATTTTTTGGAAACAGAGCAAGCACGGGTTTTGGTGACCACACCGGAGGATCATGACCGTATGATGAGTATTGTACAGGGATTAACTCATTTTGCCTACATTTCAGTTGCTAGTGCTATTGAAAGGATGAAAATTGATGTTAAACAATCGCGAAATTTTGCAAGTCCCATATATAGTTTGATGTTAGATATGATAGCCAGGATTGTTGCTCAAAATCCATATCTATGCTATTCCATCCAGACTCAGAATCGATACATACCTGAGGTACATGATGCATTCATGGAAACATTTCATGATCTCAAATCAATGGTTGACCACAAAAACCAAGATGGATTCGTAAAAGCCATGAGTTCGGCAGCTAAACACCTAGATGATCTCGAAGCTGCTCTGGGCAGATCTGACAAGGCAATATCCGCGTTAAGTGTTGAAGTAAGCAATTTAAAAAATTCTATTGGAAAGGAAGTTGGCTTACGTCACATGTACTCTGGAAAAATTCACATTGGAGTTTTAGAATCATTGAATCCTGATTTTGTAACTTTAAGAGAGAACAATAAGAAAATTACATTAAAACTTTCCAATATTGAGGTTTTAAATTCAGAAGAAATAATCGATTGGAAAAAAATTAATTTTCCGTTAAAATCATTTGATATTTCTGTTATTTTTCCGGATAGTTCCCAACCAGAAATAATATCTCACACAATTAATACATTGGAAGATGTGGTTAAAGTGGAAATTAAAGATGTTTATCAGGGTG